One window of Desulfobacca acetoxidans DSM 11109 genomic DNA carries:
- the dprA gene encoding DNA-processing protein DprA, whose protein sequence is MVEPASTVIWMALRSIPGLGVVIFHRLLKRFTSPDLVFQAPYEELIQVKGVSPAIAQAICDFNDWPRWDAALEHLVRLGGEVITFSDVRFPVLLRDIPYAPPFIYVRGSLSPADETGIAIIGSRKPSYYGRRTSHRLAVELSRHQVTIVSGLARGIDTAAHQGALDSGGRTLAVLGCGLDVIYPQENKALYQQISENGALVSEFPLGAAPEGRNFPIRNRIISGLSRGVVVVEAGSQSGAHITAHYALEQGREVFAVPGPIDSPGSIGPHRWIQQGAKLVQSAADILDEFTTLHRSSPMMAEAKVPTPSARIEDPIIAHLSNAPVQLDDLIRTSGLAAGEVMSRLTLLELQGLVRELPGKFFLLAD, encoded by the coding sequence ATGGTGGAACCGGCCAGCACGGTAATCTGGATGGCCCTCCGTTCCATACCAGGACTAGGGGTAGTGATCTTTCACCGCCTGCTCAAGCGCTTTACTTCCCCGGACCTGGTGTTTCAAGCGCCTTATGAGGAGCTGATTCAGGTCAAGGGGGTCAGTCCGGCCATAGCTCAGGCCATTTGCGACTTCAACGATTGGCCTCGCTGGGATGCCGCCCTGGAGCACTTGGTCAGATTGGGCGGGGAGGTAATAACCTTTTCGGACGTGCGGTTTCCGGTGCTGCTGCGGGATATTCCTTATGCCCCGCCGTTTATTTACGTCAGAGGGTCTCTCAGCCCGGCCGATGAGACAGGCATAGCCATCATCGGCAGCCGCAAACCGAGTTATTATGGCCGCCGCACCAGCCATCGGCTGGCTGTTGAACTCAGCCGACATCAGGTTACCATTGTCAGCGGTCTGGCTCGGGGGATCGATACTGCCGCCCATCAGGGGGCTTTAGACTCCGGCGGCCGCACGCTGGCGGTTTTGGGCTGTGGTTTAGACGTTATTTATCCACAAGAAAATAAAGCATTATATCAGCAGATTAGCGAGAACGGGGCTTTGGTTAGCGAATTTCCTCTGGGGGCGGCGCCCGAAGGGAGAAATTTTCCGATTCGCAACCGGATCATCAGCGGCCTGTCTCGCGGCGTGGTGGTGGTGGAGGCCGGCAGCCAGAGCGGTGCTCATATTACGGCTCATTATGCGCTGGAACAGGGACGAGAGGTCTTTGCCGTTCCGGGTCCCATCGACTCGCCGGGGAGTATCGGACCGCATCGTTGGATTCAACAGGGCGCCAAATTAGTTCAGTCGGCAGCGGATATCCTTGATGAGTTTACTACCTTGCACCGGAGCAGCCCTATGATGGCCGAGGCCAAGGTCCCGACCCCGTCCGCCCGGATTGAAGACCCGATCATTGCCCACTTAAGCAACGCTCCGGTGCAGTTGGATGACCTTATTCGAACCTCGGGGCTGGCCGCCGGAGAGGTTATGAGCCGCCTGACCCTGTTGGAACTTCAGGGATTGGTGCGGGAACTGCCCGGGAAGTTTTTTCTCCTGGCCGACTAA
- a CDS encoding dynamin family protein, whose product MKTNLSGQVEVLSALILELAALFPGGTQQAEHWRRILENLQTHFSEDRCRVAVVGTVKSGKSTLINSLLGRDLLKRGAGIVTAMITRVESGSRLQALLLFKNWEEVNGELNSALSFFPSPMLLERKGAFDIRRQADRELLVGVLAQVNQDQLLSQDMMDKNYVLVQSFLEGYSSIQEFLDEGRQRLELSEDQVVRHQQMVAHEALAVYLRDARLTAPFPWPAQGMELGDCQGSDSPIPQHLAQVQNYLIGADLVIYVISSRVGLRQADYKFLTDLKRMRLWDNCVFVINLDLNELEDATAAQKLVQRWQRELAAFQAEPPVFAFSALDNLLNRLKQQGVSLTPKDLGKLLTWESDAASTEFSRNEAARFEGYLREMLANRQTRLLLSGSLGQLQTVSQGVREWIALQNAFLSDNVAAFQTARERLERRRWPLESLMSSLGSAMQGGVQELKLELRQRLDRFFDFRHGDIGPIITRFIENYEGSLETLEIGEQVSAFMSGVYLVYQTFQQRLLLFLTEEINLKILDFIRLQEEWLQKRLTQVLEPLLSPLQDALNLYYQEIEGLGIPATAPRVATSPWTKPEALQPKLFSLEISLSWRIRSEALLRFGINLVGEALGRLKKLWRKQASKPKPDRLRASLADALQTIKTQTLGEMAASLLDYNEGLKFRYFFPLLEHLAQSQESALKSSLTALLLDFEGFQEALTEQSHQKAERRQQLVDLARRLEQLETASAALAAAASQVG is encoded by the coding sequence GTGAAGACAAACCTTAGCGGCCAGGTCGAGGTGTTGAGCGCGCTCATCCTGGAGTTGGCCGCTCTTTTCCCCGGCGGTACCCAGCAGGCGGAACATTGGCGCCGGATTCTGGAGAATCTGCAGACTCATTTCAGCGAAGACCGTTGCCGAGTGGCGGTGGTGGGGACGGTCAAATCGGGGAAGAGCACATTGATCAATTCCCTGCTGGGTCGGGACCTGCTCAAGCGAGGAGCGGGCATCGTCACGGCGATGATCACCCGGGTCGAATCGGGCAGCCGTCTCCAGGCCTTGCTGCTCTTCAAGAATTGGGAGGAGGTTAATGGCGAACTCAACAGCGCCCTGAGCTTCTTTCCCAGCCCTATGCTGCTGGAGAGAAAGGGGGCTTTCGATATCCGACGTCAGGCGGACCGGGAACTGTTGGTCGGCGTCCTGGCCCAGGTCAATCAAGACCAGCTCCTCAGCCAGGATATGATGGATAAGAATTATGTCCTGGTGCAATCTTTTCTGGAAGGCTATTCCTCTATCCAGGAATTTTTGGATGAAGGCAGACAGAGGCTGGAGCTCAGCGAAGACCAGGTGGTTAGGCACCAGCAGATGGTGGCCCACGAAGCTTTAGCGGTGTATCTCCGGGATGCCCGCCTGACGGCGCCATTTCCCTGGCCGGCCCAGGGAATGGAGTTGGGAGATTGTCAGGGCAGCGACTCCCCGATCCCCCAGCATTTGGCCCAGGTGCAGAACTATCTCATCGGCGCTGACCTGGTCATTTACGTCATCAGCTCGCGGGTGGGGCTGCGTCAGGCGGATTACAAGTTCCTGACCGACTTGAAGCGGATGCGTTTGTGGGATAACTGTGTTTTTGTGATCAACCTGGACCTGAACGAACTGGAAGATGCAACGGCGGCTCAGAAGTTGGTTCAGCGCTGGCAGCGGGAACTGGCGGCCTTTCAAGCCGAACCGCCAGTCTTTGCTTTTTCTGCTTTGGATAATCTGTTAAATCGCCTGAAGCAACAGGGTGTATCCCTCACTCCCAAGGACTTGGGCAAGCTCCTGACCTGGGAAAGCGACGCCGCTAGCACGGAATTTTCCCGGAACGAGGCGGCCCGATTTGAAGGGTATCTTCGGGAGATGTTGGCCAACCGGCAGACGAGGCTGCTCCTCTCCGGCAGTCTGGGACAACTGCAAACCGTCTCCCAAGGAGTGAGAGAATGGATTGCGCTGCAGAATGCTTTTCTCAGTGACAACGTCGCCGCCTTCCAGACGGCCCGTGAGCGCCTGGAACGGCGGCGGTGGCCACTGGAAAGCCTGATGTCCAGCCTGGGATCAGCGATGCAGGGGGGGGTGCAAGAACTTAAACTTGAGCTGCGGCAGCGGTTGGATAGATTTTTTGACTTCCGGCATGGGGATATTGGTCCTATTATAACCCGTTTTATTGAGAACTATGAGGGCAGCCTGGAGACCCTGGAGATCGGTGAGCAGGTTTCCGCCTTTATGTCCGGGGTTTATCTGGTTTATCAAACTTTTCAGCAGCGCTTGCTATTGTTTTTGACGGAAGAGATTAACCTGAAAATCCTGGATTTTATCAGATTGCAAGAAGAGTGGCTGCAAAAGCGGCTGACCCAGGTTTTGGAGCCGCTCTTGAGTCCCCTGCAAGACGCCCTCAACCTCTATTATCAGGAGATCGAGGGCTTGGGCATCCCGGCCACGGCTCCGCGAGTTGCAACAAGTCCGTGGACCAAACCCGAAGCCCTCCAGCCCAAGTTGTTTTCTCTGGAGATCAGCCTCAGTTGGCGGATCCGCAGCGAAGCCCTGCTGCGCTTCGGGATCAACCTGGTGGGCGAAGCCCTCGGGCGTCTGAAAAAACTCTGGCGCAAGCAGGCGTCCAAACCGAAGCCGGACCGCCTCCGGGCCTCTCTGGCGGATGCGCTGCAAACCATCAAAACTCAGACCCTGGGGGAAATGGCAGCCAGCCTCCTGGATTATAACGAGGGATTAAAATTCCGCTACTTCTTTCCCTTGCTGGAGCATCTGGCCCAGAGTCAGGAAAGTGCCCTGAAATCATCGCTGACGGCGCTGTTGTTGGATTTTGAGGGTTTCCAGGAGGCTCTCACGGAACAAAGCCATCAGAAAGCGGAGCGGCGTCAGCAGTTAGTTGATCTAGCCCGGCGCCTGGAGCAGCTTGAAACTGCCAGCGCCGCCCTGGCGGCTGCCGCCTCTCAGGTCGGTTGA
- the yajC gene encoding preprotein translocase subunit YajC, with product MEVHTVVDLAYAMAGASGEAGGSSGLLTILPLILMFGIFYVLLIRPQQKKAKEHRSFLENLKKGDKVVTAGGLYGEITGMTDQSVTLEIADRIRVKVGRGYIANFAPKE from the coding sequence ATGGAGGTGCATACAGTGGTTGATCTTGCCTATGCCATGGCCGGAGCGTCCGGCGAGGCCGGGGGGAGCAGCGGTCTTTTGACGATTCTACCCCTGATTTTGATGTTTGGTATTTTCTATGTCCTGCTCATCCGTCCGCAGCAAAAAAAGGCCAAAGAACATCGCAGTTTTCTGGAAAACTTGAAAAAAGGTGATAAAGTGGTTACGGCTGGCGGACTCTATGGGGAAATTACCGGCATGACCGATCAGTCTGTAACCCTGGAAATCGCCGACCGGATCAGGGTCAAAGTGGGACGGGGCTATATTGCCAATTTCGCCCCGAAAGAATGA
- the tgt gene encoding tRNA guanosine(34) transglycosylase Tgt gives MNINFEILATDPHCGARRGRLSLPRGEVETPVFMPVGTQATVKTMTPEELQSLGVSIILANAYHLYLRPGAEIVQAMGGLHQFMNWDRPILTDSGGFQIFSLAALRHLSDEGVTFRSHLNGATHFLTPEKVIALQETLDADILICLDECPAYGVSEEYVVRSGELTWRWARRCQQARSRWDKPLFAVVQGGMWSKRRREQAQALVAEGFDGYAIGGLSVGEDKATREAMLEVTVPELPHHQPRYLMGVGTPEDLVEGVARGIDMFDCVLPTRNARNGMALTRFGRVVIKNAEHARSSRPLDEACGCYTCRNYTRAYLRHLYVAREILAYRLLTMHNLYYYLELMAGMRQSLAQGNFQEFRQAFYSQREYGGAYSG, from the coding sequence ATGAATATTAACTTTGAGATATTAGCGACGGACCCGCACTGCGGCGCCAGGCGGGGTCGACTTAGCCTTCCGCGCGGCGAGGTGGAAACCCCGGTATTTATGCCGGTAGGCACCCAGGCCACGGTCAAGACCATGACCCCGGAGGAGCTTCAGAGCTTAGGGGTTAGTATCATCCTGGCCAACGCCTATCACCTCTACTTGCGTCCCGGGGCTGAGATTGTCCAGGCCATGGGCGGTTTGCACCAGTTCATGAACTGGGATCGGCCGATCCTGACCGACTCCGGCGGTTTTCAAATCTTCAGTCTGGCGGCACTGCGCCACCTCAGCGACGAAGGGGTCACTTTCCGGTCGCATCTCAACGGCGCCACTCACTTTTTAACGCCGGAGAAGGTTATTGCTTTACAAGAGACCCTGGACGCTGATATCCTTATATGTCTTGATGAATGTCCGGCGTATGGGGTCAGCGAAGAGTATGTTGTACGTTCCGGGGAGTTGACCTGGCGGTGGGCCAGGCGTTGTCAGCAGGCCCGCAGCCGCTGGGATAAGCCCTTGTTTGCCGTGGTTCAGGGCGGCATGTGGTCTAAGCGGCGCCGGGAGCAGGCCCAGGCCCTCGTAGCGGAAGGGTTTGACGGCTATGCCATCGGCGGCCTGAGCGTCGGTGAGGACAAGGCAACCCGCGAGGCTATGCTGGAGGTTACGGTTCCGGAACTGCCGCACCACCAGCCCCGTTATCTGATGGGTGTCGGGACGCCGGAGGATCTGGTGGAAGGGGTGGCTCGCGGCATCGACATGTTCGACTGTGTCCTGCCTACCCGCAACGCCCGTAACGGGATGGCCCTGACCCGGTTCGGGCGGGTGGTGATTAAGAATGCCGAACACGCCAGGAGTTCCCGGCCGCTGGATGAGGCCTGCGGTTGTTATACTTGCAGGAATTATACCCGAGCCTATCTCCGGCATCTCTACGTGGCCCGGGAGATCTTGGCTTATCGTCTCCTGACGATGCACAATTTGTATTATTATCTGGAGCTAATGGCTGGTATGCGGCAGTCATTGGCCCAGGGGAATTTTCAGGAATTTCGCCAGGCTTTTTATAGCCAGAGAGAATATGGAGGTGCATACAGTGGTTGA
- the queA gene encoding tRNA preQ1(34) S-adenosylmethionine ribosyltransferase-isomerase QueA, which yields MKMYSINDYDYHLPPQLIAQEPLPQRDQARMLVLERAAGVIRHCRFTQLPEFLSDRDVLVVNNTQVFPARLRGCKASGGRVEVLLLQPPTPEGNGDVPRQARVPAWYRASKPPKVGQMLNFGLELEGEITAVGPAGEITLLLQSQGRDIRQVVAEAGAMPLPPYIRRLAGPEDTLRYQTIFAHRLGAIAAPTAGLHFTPALLHQLEAGGVEVVSLTLHVGPGTFQPVREEDYSRHRLAPEYFLLSAESAAAINRARAGGKHIVAVGTTTVRVLESQYCQGQVFAGEGYCDLFIYPRYRFNVVDRLITNFHLPKSTLLLLVSAFAGREFVLRAYQEAIAARYRFYSYGDCMLII from the coding sequence ATGAAGATGTATTCAATCAATGATTATGACTATCATCTGCCACCGCAGCTCATCGCCCAAGAGCCCTTGCCGCAGCGGGATCAGGCCCGGATGCTGGTGCTGGAGCGGGCTGCCGGGGTTATCCGGCACTGCCGCTTTACACAATTGCCCGAATTTTTGAGCGACCGGGACGTCCTGGTGGTCAACAATACCCAGGTCTTTCCGGCCCGTCTGCGGGGTTGCAAGGCCAGCGGCGGCCGGGTGGAGGTTCTGTTATTACAGCCGCCAACTCCTGAGGGTAATGGGGATGTTCCCCGGCAGGCCCGGGTGCCGGCCTGGTACCGCGCTTCCAAACCGCCTAAGGTCGGGCAGATGTTGAACTTCGGCCTGGAACTGGAGGGGGAGATCACTGCTGTAGGTCCTGCCGGAGAAATCACCCTATTGCTCCAGAGCCAGGGCCGGGATATTCGCCAGGTCGTAGCCGAGGCGGGTGCTATGCCCTTGCCGCCGTATATCCGACGGTTGGCGGGGCCAGAGGATACTCTGAGGTATCAGACCATCTTCGCGCATCGGCTCGGGGCGATAGCGGCTCCCACCGCCGGTCTGCATTTTACTCCGGCGCTGTTGCACCAGCTTGAGGCTGGCGGGGTGGAAGTCGTTTCTCTGACGTTGCATGTCGGCCCCGGCACTTTTCAGCCGGTCCGGGAAGAGGATTATTCCCGCCACCGATTGGCCCCGGAATATTTTCTCCTGTCGGCCGAGAGCGCTGCGGCTATCAACCGGGCGCGAGCGGGCGGAAAACATATTGTTGCCGTGGGTACCACCACCGTTCGGGTCTTGGAGTCGCAATATTGTCAAGGCCAGGTGTTTGCCGGAGAAGGATACTGCGACCTGTTTATTTATCCGAGATACCGATTTAACGTGGTCGACCGGCTTATCACCAATTTTCATCTGCCGAAATCCACCCTGCTGCTTTTGGTGAGCGCCTTTGCCGGGCGGGAATTTGTCCTGCGGGCATACCAGGAGGCGATTGCGGCGCGCTATCGTTTCTACAGTTACGGCGATTGTATGTTGATCATTTGA
- a CDS encoding DegT/DnrJ/EryC1/StrS family aminotransferase: MSDKIDFIDLKTQQQKIYPSLMNRIQRVLEHGQYIMGPEIKELEEKLAAYVGVKHAVTCSSGTDALLMPLMAYGVGPGDAIFTSPFTFIATAEVIQILGATPVFVDIDPRTFNMNPELLAQAIANLAKNPGTAHLKPKGVMPVDLFGQPADYDQINAIARQHGLFVLEDAAQSFGATYKGRKACSLADCAATSFFPAKPLGCYGDGGVVFTDSAELADTLRSIRVHGKGKDKYDNIRIGLNGRMDTLQAAIVLAKMEVFAQEVIDRQKVAERYSRLLQDIVKVPFVAPECTSVWAQYSVLSDRKAQLQQKLKDAGVPTAVYYPLPLHLQGAFAHLGCQPGDFPVSEESSRLIFSLPMHPYLSDTIQDRIISAFKG; the protein is encoded by the coding sequence ATGTCAGATAAAATTGACTTTATCGACCTGAAGACCCAACAACAGAAGATCTATCCCTCTTTAATGAACCGGATTCAGCGGGTCCTGGAACATGGCCAGTATATCATGGGCCCCGAGATCAAGGAATTGGAAGAGAAGCTGGCGGCCTATGTGGGAGTCAAGCATGCCGTTACCTGTTCCTCCGGCACCGATGCCCTGCTAATGCCCCTCATGGCTTATGGTGTGGGGCCGGGTGATGCGATTTTTACCTCACCTTTTACCTTTATCGCTACCGCCGAAGTCATTCAGATACTCGGGGCCACCCCGGTTTTTGTTGATATCGATCCCCGAACCTTTAATATGAATCCTGAGTTATTGGCCCAGGCTATCGCGAACCTGGCAAAGAACCCCGGAACCGCCCATCTCAAACCCAAAGGCGTCATGCCGGTGGATCTCTTCGGCCAGCCTGCCGATTATGACCAGATAAATGCCATCGCCCGGCAACACGGCCTCTTTGTCCTCGAAGACGCCGCCCAATCTTTCGGTGCTACCTATAAGGGCCGAAAAGCGTGCTCCCTGGCGGACTGTGCGGCAACCTCCTTTTTCCCGGCCAAGCCCCTGGGCTGCTATGGCGATGGCGGTGTGGTCTTTACTGATAGTGCTGAGCTCGCCGATACCCTGCGTTCCATTAGGGTGCACGGCAAAGGCAAGGATAAGTATGACAATATCCGCATCGGTCTCAATGGCCGGATGGATACCCTGCAGGCCGCTATTGTCCTGGCAAAGATGGAAGTATTCGCGCAGGAAGTAATCGACCGCCAGAAAGTGGCCGAACGATATAGCCGGTTGCTTCAAGATATAGTAAAAGTTCCCTTTGTGGCGCCTGAGTGTACCTCGGTCTGGGCTCAGTACTCGGTCTTGAGCGATCGCAAGGCCCAGTTACAGCAAAAACTCAAAGACGCCGGCGTGCCTACCGCCGTCTATTACCCTTTGCCCCTGCATTTACAAGGCGCCTTTGCCCATCTCGGATGTCAGCCCGGCGATTTTCCGGTAAGTGAAGAATCCTCCAGATTGATCTTCAGTCTGCCCATGCACCCCTACCTGAGCGATACCATTCAGGACCGGATCATTTCGGCCTTTAAAGGATGA
- a CDS encoding UDP-N-acetyl glucosamine 2-epimerase: protein MKLISIIGARPQFIKVAPLVPVLAQTGLNHQLVHTGQHYDYEMSKIFFDELGLPEPAYHLGVGSGSHGSQTGEILKRTEAVLIQEKPDWVLVYGDTNSTLAGSLAAVKLHLPLIHIEAGLRSFNRRMPEEINRLLTDHISTLLSCPTETAVNNLRAEGFTNIINEGHLIPASFPNGASIPAAPAVANTGDVMYDAYLLCREIAAQHDNALEQFDLIPQEYFLATVHRAENTDDPTLLEHIINAFCILSQHFPVIWPVHPRTKKSLLESGLNDINKQFSRLHLIKPLGYFEMLNLERHARAILTDSGGVQKEAFFARVPCITLRPETEWLETVTGGFNVLAGADTEMIVSLALKPRNLDQHYQPYGNGDAGKKVLACMSVWSGKHAC from the coding sequence GTGAAATTGATTTCTATCATCGGCGCCCGTCCCCAGTTTATCAAAGTCGCACCTCTGGTGCCCGTCCTCGCTCAAACGGGGCTCAATCATCAACTGGTACATACCGGACAACACTATGATTATGAGATGTCCAAGATCTTCTTTGATGAACTGGGCCTGCCCGAACCGGCCTACCATCTGGGGGTAGGATCAGGCAGTCACGGGAGCCAAACCGGCGAAATACTGAAACGCACTGAAGCTGTCCTCATTCAGGAGAAACCGGACTGGGTCCTGGTCTATGGAGACACCAACTCGACCCTGGCCGGTTCCCTGGCGGCAGTCAAACTCCATCTTCCCCTGATCCATATAGAGGCCGGGCTGCGCAGTTTCAACCGGCGCATGCCCGAAGAGATTAATCGTCTGCTTACCGATCATATCTCGACCCTGCTTTCCTGCCCTACCGAAACGGCAGTAAACAACCTGAGGGCGGAAGGATTTACCAATATTATCAATGAGGGGCACCTTATTCCCGCTTCTTTCCCGAACGGCGCCTCGATACCTGCTGCCCCCGCAGTCGCCAATACCGGGGACGTTATGTACGATGCCTATCTTCTCTGCCGGGAGATCGCTGCCCAACACGACAATGCTCTGGAGCAATTTGACCTCATTCCGCAGGAGTACTTCCTGGCTACAGTCCATCGGGCGGAAAATACTGACGACCCCACCTTGTTGGAACATATTATTAATGCCTTCTGCATCCTGAGCCAACATTTTCCGGTAATCTGGCCGGTTCATCCACGCACGAAGAAGTCCTTGCTTGAATCGGGCCTGAATGATATAAATAAACAATTTTCCCGTTTACACCTCATCAAACCTTTAGGCTACTTTGAGATGCTCAACTTGGAGCGCCACGCCCGAGCCATCCTGACCGATTCCGGCGGCGTCCAAAAAGAAGCTTTCTTTGCCCGCGTCCCTTGCATCACCCTGCGGCCGGAAACAGAATGGCTGGAAACCGTCACGGGCGGGTTTAATGTCTTGGCTGGAGCGGATACCGAGATGATTGTTTCCCTGGCCTTGAAACCTCGCAATCTTGATCAACATTACCAACCCTATGGAAATGGCGACGCAGGCAAAAAGGTCCTTGCCTGTATGTCAGTATGGTCCGGAAAACATGCTTGCTAA
- a CDS encoding GumC family protein, which produces MNELIKNPPNADEEVHLLDYIIVLAKYSRMIIYTSAIMSILTLGYLLTQPNQYTATATILPPQQNSTLSAHVLDSLGISSNPASAVGGFGRMSAILGLKSPGDLYVGMLKGLTISDRIIARFNLREVYEQKYIEGTRRQLAARTDIKAGKEGLITISATDESPQKAAEMANAFVEELDKLQQEMSINDARNQFAFLEKERVQASLNLTRAEEELRTFSESSSIVQIDTQAKGVIEYITQLRAAIDAKEVQIQVVRQSATPSNYDLIRLETELAGLKEKLRAAEINAEKKCEGDICITAGKMPNLGLEYFRLYREVKYQEALYQMFSKMVELARMDAARNTVVSTVHFVDRAKPPDLKSKPKRLLTSILVGIITFIIMVFVAFGREYWQKASQMESARLHELSSCLQPWRQKVNRILSFLRIKR; this is translated from the coding sequence ATGAATGAATTAATCAAAAATCCCCCAAATGCCGATGAAGAAGTACATTTATTGGATTATATTATTGTGCTGGCTAAATACAGCCGCATGATCATCTATACCAGCGCCATCATGTCTATCCTCACCTTGGGGTATCTGTTAACTCAGCCCAATCAATATACTGCGACGGCTACTATCCTTCCGCCTCAACAGAATTCCACCCTCAGTGCCCATGTCTTGGACAGTTTGGGGATTTCTAGTAACCCGGCCAGTGCGGTTGGAGGCTTCGGCCGCATGAGCGCCATTTTAGGCCTTAAATCACCTGGTGATCTGTATGTCGGCATGTTAAAGGGCCTTACCATTAGCGACCGGATCATTGCCAGGTTTAATCTCAGAGAAGTGTACGAACAGAAATATATCGAGGGTACCAGAAGACAATTGGCGGCCCGGACGGATATCAAAGCCGGCAAAGAAGGCCTCATTACCATCAGCGCTACCGACGAAAGTCCCCAAAAAGCCGCTGAAATGGCCAACGCCTTTGTTGAGGAATTGGATAAGTTGCAGCAGGAAATGTCTATCAACGACGCCCGAAATCAATTTGCCTTCCTGGAAAAGGAAAGGGTCCAGGCCAGTCTCAATCTGACTCGCGCCGAGGAGGAGCTCCGGACCTTCAGCGAAAGCTCCAGTATCGTCCAGATAGATACCCAGGCCAAGGGCGTCATCGAATATATCACCCAATTACGGGCGGCTATCGATGCCAAAGAAGTCCAGATTCAAGTCGTCCGCCAGAGTGCGACCCCATCCAATTATGATCTGATCCGTTTGGAAACCGAGTTGGCGGGGTTGAAGGAAAAACTACGGGCTGCCGAAATCAACGCCGAAAAAAAATGCGAGGGGGATATCTGCATCACCGCCGGCAAGATGCCGAACCTGGGCCTGGAATACTTCCGACTCTATCGAGAGGTAAAATACCAGGAAGCCCTCTATCAAATGTTCTCCAAAATGGTGGAATTGGCCCGCATGGACGCCGCCCGCAACACCGTGGTGAGCACCGTCCATTTCGTCGACCGAGCCAAACCACCCGACCTGAAATCCAAACCCAAAAGGTTGCTGACTTCAATCTTGGTCGGCATTATCACATTTATCATCATGGTGTTCGTGGCTTTTGGAAGAGAATATTGGCAAAAGGCTTCACAGATGGAATCTGCCCGCCTGCATGAGTTATCTTCCTGTCTTCAACCCTGGCGGCAGAAAGTAAACCGGATTTTGTCATTTTTACGGATCAAGAGATAA